The Borrelia sp. HM sequence TTAAAGAAAGTTTGTATTGAAGATAATGTTAAGTATGAACATGAAGCTTTAAGGTGGATTGCTTATAAGAGTGGAGGGAGTGTAAGGGATGCTTATACGCTTTTTGATCAGGTTGTTTCATTAAGTAATGCCGACATAAAGTTTGAACAAATCAAATCTAAGATGGGATTAACCAGTGACGATTTTTTAGAAAAATTGGCATTAAGTATTCTTAATGATGATTTAAAGGGATTACTTTGTGTTTTAGATGATGTTTTTTTAACGGGAATTTCCTGTGAACAATTTCTTATTGATTCAATTGAATTTTTTAGAGAGATATTATTTATCAAATTAGATATTAAAAATCTTACATTTATTGGGGTTAAATCTGAAATCTTAAAAGAAAAATTGTTAACTTTTGATTTAAAGCATGTTGAGAGAAGTATTAGTGTATTGCTTGAAACTTATAGGGATTTGCAATTTTCAGTAAATCCTAGGTATGAACTTGAGATTAATTTTATTAAGATACTGAGACTTAAAGATTATGTACCAAATCATGTTTTAATTGAACAAATTAAAGATATTGAAGCTAAAGTGTCTGATGAGGTTGGTTTTAGTATGAATTCTCTTGATTGTGTTGCCGATTTAAAACTAAAATTAGATAATATTGATTCAGTAGAAGAGTCGTTAAGTATTAATGAAGATAAAGTTGATACTGCTTTTTTGGAGACTGAAATTAATAGTTTTGAGAATCTAAAATCTGATGATGGTAATGATATTGATGAGATCTTTATAGAGACAAAAGATAGTTTTAATGGGATAGATGATAATAATAAAATTAAAGAGCGTTTTATTTATTTAGTATCTAAGTATGTTCAAACTTTAGTATATTCAGGAGAGGTTCATATTGATAAAGGGATACTTTATTATAAGATTTTTAGTGGGTTTGAGTATAATCAGTTGCAAGCTTATCAAAATGAAATAATAACTGAATTTCGTAAAGAATTTCCTAGGTTCAATGTTATTTTGCAAAAGCAGTTTAAAGATAATGATGATGAGTTTGAAAGTGATGTATTAAGGATTAAAAATATTTTTGGAGCAAGTGAGGTAAAGGAGTAGAGTATGTCAATAAATCCATTTGATTTTTTAAAGAATATGTCAAATTTTAAAGGTAATATTGATAACATTAAAAGAGAAATCTCTCAAATTGTTGTTTCTGGCAGAGCGGGAAGCGATGTTGTTATTGTTGAAATGAATGGAGAATTTGTTGTGAAGAAAGTGACAGTTAAGGAAGAATTTTTTAGTGACTTAGATAATGAGTCTCTTGAACATATGATAAAATCAGCTTTTAATGATGCTATTTCTAAGGTTAAGGAAGAAATAAAGTCAAAAACAATGGGTTCTATCCCATTTGGGATTTAAATTTGGTTATAAAAGATTTAATTGATTTGGTTTCTAAGTTGCCAGGTATAGGTAAAAAGACGGCAATAAAGATGGTATATGATATTCTTTATAGTGGTGAAGATTATGCAAAAAATTTGGGACAAATTTTAATTAATCTGCACGCTAGAGTAAGGGAGTGTAAAAACTGTTATAACTTTGCTGAGGGGGAATATTGTGATATTTGTGCAGATTTAAGTAGAAACAAAGATTTAATTTGTGTTGTAGAAACACCCCAAGACTTAGATGTTATTGAGTCTACTAGAGAGTATAATGGATTTTATTTTGTACTTCATGGCCATCTTGATCCTTTAAAAGATATTGGTCCTGGTAGGTTAAATCTTGATAAGTTAGAGACTTGTGTTAGATCACTTAAGGCTCAAGAAGTAATTATTGCTACAGAATTTAGTATTGAAGGGGATGTAACAGCAAATTATATTAGTAATATTTTAAAAGATTTAGATGTTAATGTTACAAGAATAGCATCCGGTCTTCCTGTTGGAGGTAGGATTAGTAGTTCTGATAAAATTACTACTCTTAGAGCTTTACGTTTAAGACTTAAGATGTAAAGTTTGACACTTTGTTATTTTTTAGTTTTTAAAAAAGATTTTGCATGATTTTATTTTTATTTAATTGTTAGTTTTAGTTTTTTCATTTATAGTTTTTGAGATTAAGATTTAAAAAAATCAATTTTATTTTTAACTTTTTATTTTGTCTTTGCAATTTAGCCTCATAAAGTTAATAAATTATGTCTTATAATTAACTTAAATTTTGTTTAAAAACTAGGAGATAGTTTTATGTCTATTTTAATACAGAAAACTTTATGTATTATTAAACCTGACGGAGTGAGAAGGGGTTTGATTGGTAATATAATTTCTAAATTTGAAAGAGCAGGATTAAAAATTGTGGCTGCTAAGATGGTTTTAGTCACTAGAGAAATAGCTGAAGCACATTATTTATATGATGATATTGCCTTAAGGCATGGCGAGGTTGTTTGGAGATCTTTGATCGATTTTATAATGAGTTCACCAGTTTTTGCTTTTGTTATTGAGGGTGTTGAGGTGATCGAAGTTGTTAGAAAATTTTGTGGTACTACAGAGCCAAAAATGGCTTTTCCTGGTACAATAAGAGGTGATTTTGCATATCATAGTTTTAACTATGCAAATGAGAAAAAGTTTTCAGTTTATAACGTAATCCATGCTTCTTCTAATGTTGCTGATGCTTTTCGTGAAATATCTGTTTGGTTTAAAGAAGATGAAATTTTAACCTATAAAAGAAATGATGAAGTTGAACATTATTATGGTTGATATTAATATGCAAGTTTCAATAAAACCTATTTTGAAATGGGCTGGAGGAAAGACAAATTTACTCAAATCTATTTTAGATAATATACCTCTTATTTTTAATAATTATATTGAGCCTTTTGTAGGTGGAGGGGCATTATTTTTTGCTTTGAATTTACAAAACTCAATTATTAACGATATTAATTCTAATTTAATTAATTTTTATAAGGAAATTGCTTATAATTTGGATAACTTTTTATTAGGAATAGAACAATATAATCATATTCCTTTAACTAAGGAGCATTATCTTAATATTAGAAATAGTTTCAATAATGCAAATTTGACTAATTTAGAAAAAGCATGTATTTTTCTTTATTTAAACAAGACCTGTTATAATGGTCTTTATAGGGAGAATAGCAAGGGGCAGTTTAATACTCCTTTTGGTCAATATAAAAAAATTAGTTTTTATGAAGTTAAGAATTTGCAGTTTGCATCTAGGCTTTTAAGGTCAGTTAGAATTTTAAGCACAGATTTTTTTTATTTACTTAATTTTATAGAAAGGGATGATTTTGTTTATCTTGATCCCCCGTATATACCTTGCTCGAAAACAAGTAATTTTACGAATTATAGTAGATATGGGTTTGATTTTAAAATGCATGAAAAATTGTTACATTTTTGTGACAATATAGATCAAATTGGAGCTAAATTTTTGCTTTCAAATTCTTATACTAATTCTAGTCTTAAACTATATAAGAATTATAATGTTATTTTTGTTGATTCTAAAAGAGTGATTAATTCAAATCCAGTTGGACGTGGGAGTATAAAAGAAATTTTAGTGAAAAATTTTTAGGAGTGTTGCATAATTATTATGTTATGGCTTATTTAACCATAAAAATGTGGATCACTTTGAGAAAGTGAAGTGAGAATTTTTTTATTTGTGAGCAATTTATATTATAAATCTTTTAGGTTCAAAATAGTATTAATAGTTATCTAAATCTGGAAAGTTAAAGTCGTATTGGAATTTTATTGTTTATTTTTTAATTGGAAAGATTAAATATTGCTTGGTGAACTTGTGCAAGGGTTTGTATAATGAGAATTATTTTGTTTTGTTTTTTACTGCTTTTATTTTTTTTAAGTTGTACTTTTGATTACAGTGAGTATTCTGAGCGAACAAAAGCTGCCAGGGATACTCCTTCAATACAAATATTAGGTATTAGTTATCATAATATTGTAGATGGTAAAAAGCAGACTATATTAAAAGCTTTAAGCCTAACTTATTTTCATTATGATAAGATTTATAAAATTGATAATGGAAGATTTTTATATCATGCTTTAGAAAATCGAATATCAGGAAAATTTAATGTCTTGGAAGGTTCACATGTTACTAAGGATTCAGACATGAGAGATTCTGTAGAATTAAAGATAGAAGATAAGAAGAACTATTATTTGATTAATACTAATAGGCTTTTATGGCGAGATAAAGAGAAAAGATTGTTATCTCCACCAAATGAGTCAGTGTTAATTAGATTTGATGATAGTAATATAACTGGAAATGGGTTTTCATATTTTTTAAATAACAATAATTTTTATTTTTATTCTGGTATCAAAGGACTGGTAAGGTGAGAAATTTAATTATTGGCTTAATTTTAATTTCTTTTTTTAGTAGTTATGCGCAAGATAAAGAAGATTTAGATGAATCTTTGAAATTGAAAACTGTAGATAAGCAAAAGAAAAAGAATGAATTTACTTTTAAATCAGATTTTTCTCATGGTATTTTGTCTCCTCTTTATAGAAAAATTGTTTTAAAGGGAAATCCTGAGGTAATTTCATCTGATTTTAAGCTTAGAGCTGATGAAATTGAAATTTATGGTGAGGGAAGTTCTTATATTGAAGCTCGTGGAAATGTTTATTATGAGGATTATGCAAATAAAATGAATGTTAAGTCTCAGTTTTTATTTGTTAATAGAAAACTAGATAATTTTTATCTTCATAGAGATGTTGAGCTTGAAGATTTGGACAATGAACTTGTTGTTAAAGCAGAAAGAATTGAGGGTAGTCGAAAAACAAATATTTATATTATGCAGTATTCTGTTAAAATATATAAAGATGATACTTTTGCAAGAGCTGAAAATGGAATTTATAATAAGGAAGATAAAGAGATGATTCTTGAAGGTGTTCCTGTAATTTATCAAGGTGATAATTATTATTCGGCTTCAAGAATTGTCTTTAATACAGAAACTAATAAATATAATCTTGAGGGTGATGTTGAAGGTAAATTTACTCAAATGGAAGAAAATGTTTCTCGGTAAAAGAAATAAAATGAAATTAATAAAAGAAAACCTTAGTTTTAACACTAACACTCATATTGTGCTTAAGGTAGATAACATTGTTAAGAAATATGGAGAAAAACTAGCTGTTAATGGGGTTACAATTGATGTTAATCAGGGTGAAGTTGTAGGTCTTCTTGGACCTAATGGTGCAGGAAAAACTACAACCTTTTATACTATTGTAGGTTTTATTAAAGCTAATAGTGGGAGTGTCTTGCTAAATGGTTATGATGTTTCTAGTCTTAATATGTATGAACGAGCACGGTTAGGAATTGTATATTTGCCACAAGAACCATCTATTTTTAGAGAACTTACAGTTGAGGATAATATTTTAGTTGCGCTTGAGAGGAGAGAAGACTTATCTCAAGTTGAGCGCAAGATGGAGCTAGAAAATCTTCTTAAAGAGTTTGAAATCAAGAGGATACAATATCAAAAAGCCTATACTTTATCTGGTGGAGAGAGAAGGCGAGCTGAAATAGCTAGGGCTTTAGCAGTTAGTCCATATTTTTTATTGCTTGATGAACCTTTTGCAGGTATTGATCCTATTGCTATTAGTGATATAAAAGATATAATAAAAATTCTAAAAAGTAAGAATATTGGGGTTTTAATTACTGATCATAATGTAAGAGATGCTTTTGATATAGTAGATAGAGCTTATATTATTTATCAAGGACAGGTGCTTGATGAAGGAAATGTTGATTATATTATAAATAGTGATAAAGCTAAAAAGCTTTATCTTGGTAAAGAGTTTAAATTATGAAAATAATAGAAAAAGAACTTTATTATGAATTCGAATTAGACCCCAGTGTTAAGTTGATCTATACTAAGAAACCTTTCAATTTAAGTATAAGAGATATTAATAGTGATAATTTAAGTTTTATTCCTAAGAACAAAAATATAAAATATTTAAAGCAATTACATACTAATGTTGTTTATAAAGTCTTTGATGATTTTGTTAATTTTCAGGAGGGAGATGGATTTGTTTCTTCTTCTGGTAATATTGCTCTTCTTACTTATCATGCAGATTGTCTACCAATATACATATTTGATAGATCGAAAAAATATATTGGACTTGCTCATAGTGGATATAAGGGTAGTTTTAAGCTTATAATTTTGAAGATGTTACTTATGTTTGAAAGCATGGGTTCAAATTTTAATGATTTGAAAGTTGTCTTTGGTCCTTATAATAGATCTTGCTGTTATGAAGTTTCTTTAGAGCTTTTTGAAGAAGTAAATTCAAAATTTAGTAAAAAGTTATTAGATATGTCTTTTTATAAAAAGGATGATAAAATATATTTTGATAATGCTGATTTTAATTTAGAATTGATTTCTAATTTTAATTTAGATATTGAGGATTCAGGCTTGTGTACTTATTGTAGTCGCAATCTTTATTCTTATAGAAAATTTAGAGGAAAGAGAAGTTACGCTTCGATTTGGAGAACTTAATTTGACTGTTAAAGAATTATCATCTACCTTAGATGAAATGTTTAAGATAAAAGATTATGAGGATATTGATAAAAGTGTTAATGGACTTCAAGTGGGTAATTTGAGATTAAAAGTTAAAAAGATTGCTTTTGCTGTTGATGCAAGTATGGCAACTTTGAAAGAAGCAAAGGATTGTGATTTATTAATAACTCATCATGGAATTTTCTGGTCAAAATCAGAAAAAATTATTTCTGGAATGTATGAAAAAGTTAGATGGCTTATTGAAAATGACTTATCTCTTTACTGCGTTCATTTACCAATGGATGCCCATCCTGTTTATTCTCATAGCAAGGTTTTTTCTGATTTTTTAGGATTTCATAGTCCTATTTCCTTTGCAAATTATAAAGGATTTAAGTTGGGTATTATTGCTGTTTCGAGTCTTAATTTTTCTGAAATTTTGAAGAAAATTGAGGCTCATAATAAGCACGTTCTTTATTATAAACAATTTAAAGAACATGTTCAAAAGGTAGCAATTATTAGTGGTTCTGGAGCTTCTTTTTTTGAGGAAGCGTTAGAACATGATATTGATTTGTTTATCACAGGAGATACTTCTCATCAGATATATGCTTTAGCTGAGGAATATGGTGTAAATTTAATATTTGCTGGTCATTATTTTACTGAAACTTTTGGTTTAATGAAATTAATGGATGATCTTGGTAATCAGAAAAAATTAGATGTGAATTTTATTTTACAAGATACTAGTTTATAAGGATTGTATATGAATATAAATAAGCAAAGACTAATAAATAATTTAATATTTGTTTCTACTTTGGTTTTTTTTGATCAATTATCTAAGTATTTAATTGTTAAATATGTAAGAATTGGAACTGAATATTTCTCTTTTTTTGGAGATTTTTTTAAAATAATACATGTTAGAAATACTGGTATTTTATTTTCAATAGGTTCTAATATAGATTCTAGTTTAAAGAATTTATTTTTTCTTATAGCTCCGATTATTGTATTAGCTTTTGTTTGTATTTGTATATTAAAAGAACGCAATAGAATTGCTAGAATTTCTCTTTTATTGATTTTATCTGGGGGCATTGGGAATATTATTGATAGAATTTTTAGACCTTTGGGAGTTGTAGATTTTTTAGATATTAAATTTTTTGGTATTTTTGGACTTCAAAGATGGCCCACTTTTAACTTTGCAGATACTTATGTTGTTATAGGAATGACTTTATTTATAATTTATGATTTATTTGTAATAAAAAAAAAGTACTGATTTATGAGAATTCTTTACTTTATTTTGTGTTCATTGATTAATTTATCTTTAATGTTTTTGTTTTTTTTTCTTGAGTTTCTTTTAGTTGCAAAAGTTAATATTATTGTTTCTTATTTTTTTCAATTTATTATAGTTTTTCTTATGATTATAATTTCAATTATGATAAGCTATTTTTTATCAAGCATTATTATAAAAAATGCTATTTCTAAATTTTTCAATCTAGATTAAATAAAGAGAGAGGCTTTGGTGAGTTTGCGGATTTTGGTTACCGGAGAGGTTGTAGGTAAGCCTGGTATTGTTGTAATAAAAAATTTTTTGTCTTCTTTTAAACAGAAGAAGCAAATTGATTTTGTAATATCTGGTAATAATTTTACTACGGGATTTAGAGGGCTTTGTAAAAGACATGCGTTTCTATTAAAAAAATATGGTATTGATGTTTTGACCTTAGGAGAAAACGCATTTGTAAGAGCTGAACTTAATGATTATCTTGATAAATATAATTTTATTTTAAAGCCTCTAAATTATCCTACCAAATTAAGAGGTTATTCTTATTTTATTTACAATGTTAATGGCAATAAAATAGCTGTAATTAGACTTGTTGGACAAACAGGTATTACAAAATATAATTTTAATAATCCTTTTTTTGCTTTTGATTATTTTTATGAAAGAATTAAGTCGCATACGAGCAATATAATTGTCATTTTTGATTCAAACACAACGGCTGAAGTTAATGCTATGTTTTTTTATTTAAAATCTAGAGTTAGTGCTTGTTTTGGTACTGGTAAGAGAATATTAACAGCAGATCTTAGAATTTTAGATAGTACTGCAGTTATTACTGATCTTGGTAGGGTTGGTAGCTTGAATAGTGTGATTGGATATGATCCTAAATTTGAGATAGATAAGTTTTTAAAAGGATTTTTGAATAATCGATTTACTGAATCTTGGGAAGGGCTTGGTTTTAATGGTGTTATCCTTGAGATTGATAATGGTAAATCTGTTTGTGTAGAAGTTGTAAGGGAATATATAG is a genomic window containing:
- the lptB gene encoding LPS export ABC transporter ATP-binding protein; its protein translation is MFLGKRNKMKLIKENLSFNTNTHIVLKVDNIVKKYGEKLAVNGVTIDVNQGEVVGLLGPNGAGKTTTFYTIVGFIKANSGSVLLNGYDVSSLNMYERARLGIVYLPQEPSIFRELTVEDNILVALERREDLSQVERKMELENLLKEFEIKRIQYQKAYTLSGGERRRAEIARALAVSPYFLLLDEPFAGIDPIAISDIKDIIKILKSKNIGVLITDHNVRDAFDIVDRAYIIYQGQVLDEGNVDYIINSDKAKKLYLGKEFKL
- the lspA gene encoding signal peptidase II, which translates into the protein MNINKQRLINNLIFVSTLVFFDQLSKYLIVKYVRIGTEYFSFFGDFFKIIHVRNTGILFSIGSNIDSSLKNLFFLIAPIIVLAFVCICILKERNRIARISLLLILSGGIGNIIDRIFRPLGVVDFLDIKFFGIFGLQRWPTFNFADTYVVIGMTLFIIYDLFVIKKKY
- a CDS encoding YmdB family metallophosphoesterase produces the protein MSLRILVTGEVVGKPGIVVIKNFLSSFKQKKQIDFVISGNNFTTGFRGLCKRHAFLLKKYGIDVLTLGENAFVRAELNDYLDKYNFILKPLNYPTKLRGYSYFIYNVNGNKIAVIRLVGQTGITKYNFNNPFFAFDYFYERIKSHTSNIIVIFDSNTTAEVNAMFFYLKSRVSACFGTGKRILTADLRILDSTAVITDLGRVGSLNSVIGYDPKFEIDKFLKGFLNNRFTESWEGLGFNGVILEIDNGKSVCVEVVREYIEFDGNLDNRSDI
- a CDS encoding YbaB/EbfC family nucleoid-associated protein codes for the protein MSINPFDFLKNMSNFKGNIDNIKREISQIVVSGRAGSDVVIVEMNGEFVVKKVTVKEEFFSDLDNESLEHMIKSAFNDAISKVKEEIKSKTMGSIPFGI
- the pgeF gene encoding peptidoglycan editing factor PgeF, whose product is MKIIEKELYYEFELDPSVKLIYTKKPFNLSIRDINSDNLSFIPKNKNIKYLKQLHTNVVYKVFDDFVNFQEGDGFVSSSGNIALLTYHADCLPIYIFDRSKKYIGLAHSGYKGSFKLIILKMLLMFESMGSNFNDLKVVFGPYNRSCCYEVSLELFEEVNSKFSKKLLDMSFYKKDDKIYFDNADFNLELISNFNLDIEDSGLCTYCSRNLYSYRKFRGKRSYASIWRT
- a CDS encoding nucleoside-diphosphate kinase — encoded protein: MSILIQKTLCIIKPDGVRRGLIGNIISKFERAGLKIVAAKMVLVTREIAEAHYLYDDIALRHGEVVWRSLIDFIMSSPVFAFVIEGVEVIEVVRKFCGTTEPKMAFPGTIRGDFAYHSFNYANEKKFSVYNVIHASSNVADAFREISVWFKEDEILTYKRNDEVEHYYG
- the dnaX gene encoding DNA polymerase III subunit gamma/tau, with translation MISARGTAIKRRPRDFNSLEGQDFVVETLKHSIENNKIASAYIFSGPRGVGKTSSARAFARCLNCHVGPTIVPCGICYSCKSVDKDNSLDIVEIDGASNTSVQDVRQIKEEILFPPANSRYRVYIIDEIHMLSNSAFNALLKTIEEPPSYIVFIFATTEVHKLPDTIKSRCQHFNFRLLPLDSIYEMLKKVCIEDNVKYEHEALRWIAYKSGGSVRDAYTLFDQVVSLSNADIKFEQIKSKMGLTSDDFLEKLALSILNDDLKGLLCVLDDVFLTGISCEQFLIDSIEFFREILFIKLDIKNLTFIGVKSEILKEKLLTFDLKHVERSISVLLETYRDLQFSVNPRYELEINFIKILRLKDYVPNHVLIEQIKDIEAKVSDEVGFSMNSLDCVADLKLKLDNIDSVEESLSINEDKVDTAFLETEINSFENLKSDDGNDIDEIFIETKDSFNGIDDNNKIKERFIYLVSKYVQTLVYSGEVHIDKGILYYKIFSGFEYNQLQAYQNEIITEFRKEFPRFNVILQKQFKDNDDEFESDVLRIKNIFGASEVKE
- a CDS encoding Nif3-like dinuclear metal center hexameric protein, with product MTVKELSSTLDEMFKIKDYEDIDKSVNGLQVGNLRLKVKKIAFAVDASMATLKEAKDCDLLITHHGIFWSKSEKIISGMYEKVRWLIENDLSLYCVHLPMDAHPVYSHSKVFSDFLGFHSPISFANYKGFKLGIIAVSSLNFSEILKKIEAHNKHVLYYKQFKEHVQKVAIISGSGASFFEEALEHDIDLFITGDTSHQIYALAEEYGVNLIFAGHYFTETFGLMKLMDDLGNQKKLDVNFILQDTSL
- a CDS encoding DNA adenine methylase, with protein sequence MKLNIIMVDINMQVSIKPILKWAGGKTNLLKSILDNIPLIFNNYIEPFVGGGALFFALNLQNSIINDINSNLINFYKEIAYNLDNFLLGIEQYNHIPLTKEHYLNIRNSFNNANLTNLEKACIFLYLNKTCYNGLYRENSKGQFNTPFGQYKKISFYEVKNLQFASRLLRSVRILSTDFFYLLNFIERDDFVYLDPPYIPCSKTSNFTNYSRYGFDFKMHEKLLHFCDNIDQIGAKFLLSNSYTNSSLKLYKNYNVIFVDSKRVINSNPVGRGSIKEILVKNF
- the recR gene encoding recombination mediator RecR, which gives rise to MVIKDLIDLVSKLPGIGKKTAIKMVYDILYSGEDYAKNLGQILINLHARVRECKNCYNFAEGEYCDICADLSRNKDLICVVETPQDLDVIESTREYNGFYFVLHGHLDPLKDIGPGRLNLDKLETCVRSLKAQEVIIATEFSIEGDVTANYISNILKDLDVNVTRIASGLPVGGRISSSDKITTLRALRLRLKM